A window from Candidatus Hydrogenedentota bacterium encodes these proteins:
- a CDS encoding succinate dehydrogenase/fumarate reductase iron-sulfur subunit has translation MSLTLKVWRQPSADAPGTFQTIAAKDVSTDISFLEMLDIVNDGLEARGEEPVAFDHDCREGICGSCGAVVNGQAHGPQAATTLCQLHMRKFNDGDTIIIEPFRARAFPVVKDLVVDRGALDRIIQAGGYISVRTGAAPDAHAVPVKKDDAERAMDAAACIGCGACVAACPNASASLFTSAKITQLCKLPQGHPERNRRVVAMVRQMDAEGFGSCSKHYECQAACPKEVKVENITLMNREYLRALAGLD, from the coding sequence ATCTCCCTGACCCTGAAAGTGTGGCGGCAGCCCTCGGCGGACGCGCCCGGAACCTTCCAGACCATCGCCGCGAAGGACGTCTCCACGGACATCTCCTTCCTGGAGATGCTCGACATCGTGAACGACGGCCTTGAGGCGCGCGGCGAGGAGCCCGTCGCCTTCGACCATGACTGCCGCGAGGGCATCTGCGGCTCCTGCGGCGCCGTCGTCAACGGCCAGGCCCACGGCCCCCAGGCCGCCACCACCCTCTGCCAGCTCCACATGCGCAAGTTCAACGACGGCGACACCATCATCATCGAGCCGTTCCGCGCGCGGGCGTTCCCGGTCGTCAAGGACCTCGTGGTGGACCGCGGCGCCCTCGACCGCATCATCCAGGCGGGCGGCTACATTTCCGTGCGCACCGGCGCCGCGCCCGACGCCCACGCCGTCCCCGTGAAGAAGGACGACGCGGAGCGGGCCATGGACGCCGCCGCCTGCATCGGCTGCGGCGCCTGCGTCGCCGCCTGCCCCAACGCCTCCGCCAGCCTCTTCACCTCCGCGAAGATCACCCAGCTCTGCAAGCTGCCCCAGGGCCACCCCGAGCGCAACCGCCGCGTCGTCGCCATGGTGCGCCAGATGGACGCCGAGGGATTCGGGAGCTGCTCGAAGCACTACGAGTGCCAGGCCGCCTGCCCCAAGGAGGTCAAGGTCGAAAACATCACCCTCATGAACCGCGAGTACCTGCGCGCCCTCGCCGGACTGGACTGA